In one window of Musa acuminata AAA Group cultivar baxijiao chromosome BXJ3-2, Cavendish_Baxijiao_AAA, whole genome shotgun sequence DNA:
- the LOC135631551 gene encoding UPF0496 protein 1-like: protein MGCSSTKLRSSAAADLHALELKKVIQRNPELAAFAKEYPESILPAIKSGLDDLDRCLGKVLSGVSIIHAAIDHYEEEEKRKHQQHRRNKKKKKADRKEKHAYSKTVAKLQELQCAGHPFAGLNVKEPQHALSKLRETMDRLRDRKKEIKAALRSTKRWRKFREVVFTAAFIGLLVCSVVLAATVAAPVAITAGTAGATAIKAVEPWFNSLWDGGETALRDEKEVVKMMLDEELSVHELDSIRSLVVKLWTDVETLMKKVEFVLQQEDEEAMEVGMTELKKKMEATDVKGCIKFLKEKVDACKKEIQPSKSKFLKITRD, encoded by the coding sequence ATGGGCTGCTCCTCCACCAAGCTCCGCAGCTCCGCCGCCGCCGACCTCCACGCCCTCGAGCTGAAGAAGGTGATTCAGAGGAATCCGGAGCTCGCAGCGTTCGCCAAGGAGTACCCAGAATCCATTCTACCCGCCATCAAGAGCGGCCTGGACGACCTCGATCGATGCCTCGGCAAAGTCCTCTCGGGAGTCAGTATCATCCACGCCGCGATCGACCActatgaggaggaggagaagaggaagcatCAGCAGCACCGccggaacaaaaagaaaaagaaggccgaCAGGAAGGAGAAGCATGCCTACTCCAAAACCGTCGCCAAGCTGCAGGAGCTCCAGTGCGCCGGCCACCCGTTCGCCGGACTGAACGTCAAGGAGCCGCAGCACGCGCTCAGCAAACTCAGGGAGACGATGGACCGGCTTCGGGACAGGAAGAAGGAGATCAAAGCGGCGCTGCGCTCCACCAAGAGGTGGCGGAAGTTCAGGGAAGTCGTCTTCACCGCCGCCTTCATCGGGTTGCTCGTCTGCTCTGTCGTGCTGGCGGCCACGGTGGCGGCGCCCGTGGCCATCACCGCCGGGACCGCCGGTGCGACGGCGATAAAGGCGGTGGAGCCGTGGTTCAACTCCTTGTGGGACGGGGGGGAGACGGCCCTGAGGGACGAGAAGGAGGTGGTGAAGATGATGCTCGACGAGGAGCTCTCAGTGCACGAGCTCGACAGCATTCGATCCCTTGTGGTGAAGCTGTGGACCGACGTCGAAACGCTGATGAAGAAGGTGGAGTTCGTACTGCAGCAGGAGGACGAGGAGGCCATGGAGGTAGGGATGACGGAGCTGAAGAAAAAGATGGAGGCTACCGACGTGAAAGGCTGCATCAAGTTCTTGAAGGAGAAGGTGGATGCATGCAAAAAGGAGATCCAACCTTCAAAATCCAAGTTCCTAAAGATAACCAGGGATTAG
- the LOC103976142 gene encoding uncharacterized protein LOC103976142: MTGGSSIPVKLAFSISFAFSFSLTLAASSPHFFTPFPKISSFLSLKAASSSAPRTTAAHLLALLGSAHDAGKVPASEARGLRSCLRFLVPFSSSTPGKENKHLRLRHDADDMVWWPPEPVMELARLAVDSGGDPSVIQMALDPTPLPVPDVEGLKKDKCQLTRTPYGYRFANMELNTYFAFLFELIAERGPSVGLNVSLSRYDLFHGHLFVATDSGRLGMLFHAKEYPACEKESFPYNMGYCQRGSNVVYDDSMNLRNILWLAPLPNDVTEAWLAPGVLVVLDAHPEGIIYKELVPEYVDIVRTIYEDDFGDHVADVNYLNDVNVISGDRIFIC, translated from the exons ATGACGGGCGGCTCTTCCATCCCCGTCAAGCTCGCGTTCTCCATCTCTttcgccttctccttctccttaacCCTCGCGGCTTCCTCTCCTCATTTTTTCACTCCCTTTCCCAAGATCTCATCTTTCCTCTCTCTCAaggccgcctcctcctccgcccccCGGACCACCGCCGCCCACCTCCTCGCCCTCCTCGGATCCGCGCATGACGCCGGGAAGGTGCCCGCATCGGAGGCCCGGGGGCTCCGCTCCTGCCTCCGCTTCCTCGTCCCTTTTTCCTCCTCCACTCCCGGAAAGGAGAACAAGCACCTCCGCCTGCGCCACGATGCCGACGACATGGTGTGGTGGCCGCCAGAGCCGGTGATGGAGCTGGCCCGGCTCGCCGTCGACTCTGGTGGCGACCCGTCAGTGATCCAGATGGCGCTGGATCCCACTCCGTTGCCT GTGCCTGATGTGGAGGGCTTGAAGAAAGATAAATGTCAGTTGACAAGAACTCCGTATGGGTACCGTTTTGCAAACATG GAATTAAATACGTATTTTGCCTTCTTGTTTGAACTGATTGCGGAGAGAGGACCTTCTGTGGGCTTAAACGTGTCTCTCAGTCGATATGACTTGTTTCATGGGCACCTCTTCGTTGCCACTGACTCTGGAAGGCTTGGCATGCT GTTCCATGCAAAAGAGTATCCAGCCTGTGAAAAAGAATCATTTCCTTATAATATGGGTTATTGCCAGAGAG GATCAAATGTGGTTTATGATGATTCGATGAATCTAAGGAATATACTATGGCTTGCACCACTGCCTAATGACGTCACAGAAGCTTGGCTGGCACCTG GTGTGTTGGTGGTCCTGGATGCTCATCCTGAAGGTATTATATACAAGGAACTAGTACCAGAATATGTGGATATTGTGAGGACGATATACGAAG ATGATTTTGGGGACCATGTGGCCGATGTCAATTACTTGAATGATGTTAATGTCATTTCTGGCGACAGAATTTTCATATGCTAA
- the LOC135631765 gene encoding probable U6 snRNA-associated Sm-like protein LSm4, which yields MLPLSLLKTAQGHPMLVELKNGETYNGHLVNCDTWMNIHLREVICTSKDGDRFWRMPECYIRGNTIKYLRVPDEVIDKVQEETTKSRTDRKPPGVGRGRGRGREDNSGRPAKGIGRGQDDGGGRGGGGRGRGGAGGKGGGARGGGRGRG from the exons ATG CTTCCGCTATCGCTTCTGAAGACAGCACAAGGGCATCCCATG CTGGTGGAGTTGAAGAATGGGGAGACTTACAATGGGCACTTGGTGAACTGCGATACCTGGATGAATATCCACCTCCGTGAGGTCATTTGTACCTCAAAG GATGGTGATCGATTTTGGAGGATGCCAGAATGTTATATTCGTGGAAATACCATTAAGTATCTTCGAGTTCCTGATGAG GTGATTGACAAGGTTCAAGAGGAAACCACCAAGAGTCGTACAG ACAGGAAGCCACCCGGTGTTGGCCGAGGAAGGGGAAGAGGTAGAGAAGACAACAGCGGGAGGCCTGCCAAGGGCATTGGACGTGGTCAAGATGATGGAGGCGGCAGAGGTGGTGGTGGTCGTGGCCGGGGCGGAGCTGGTGGTAAAGGTGGCGGTGCTAGAG GTGGAGGGCGCGGCCGTGGGTGA